GGCGCTGGAAGCCGGACTGGATGTGGTGGCTGGCGAAGTGCACGGCATGGCTCAGCGCGGCGGCGTGGTGGAATCTGTCATGCTGCTTGGCGGCTGGCGTTCCCCCAAGCTGGACTATGGCGAAGCCGATGTGCTGCTGGGCTTTGAGCCGCTGGAAACCCTGCGCGCCCTGCCTTATCTGCAGCCCGGCGGCGCAATCTTTTCCAGCAGTGATGCCCTGCCGCCCCTCAGCGTTGCGCTGGGCAAGGCAGAGTACCCCGACATGCCGCACATCATGGAAAAGGCCCGTCAGGTTGCGGGGCAGTGCCACTTTGTGCCCTGCCGCGAGCTTGGTATGAAGGCTGGTTCCGTGCAGAGCGGCAACACCGTGCTTTTGAGCGTGGTCTGTTCTTCTGGCGTGCTGCCCTTTGGCGTGGACGCGCTGGAAGCCGCCATCAAAAAATTCCTGCCCCCGAAATTGCAGGAATCCAACCTCAAGGCGCTGGAACTGGGCAAAGCCTACGTGAATAAATAGCGCCTTGCGCGCAGGCCGCCACAGCTGCGGCACCTGAGCGTGATCCATTATGAACGCAAGAAGCCCCTTCATTGAAGGGGCTTCTTTTTTGTGACGAGATAATTTTTGCCTCAGCAGTTCTGCATCTGTTCAATGAGGCCTTCAAGATTTTGAGCCTGGGCAGAAAGCCCCGCCACCGCCCGCGAAGCGGCGCTCATGGCAACAGCCGTTTGCCGCGAAAGGCTGGTAACATCACCAATCGTACGGTTGATCTGGTCGGTGGCCACAGCCTGCTGCTCGCTTGCTGTGGCAATGGCGCTGACTTGATTGGCGGTTTCTTCCACCGTTCCTACAATGCCCTCCAGCGCCTGCCCTGACTGCTGGGCAGCTTCCGTCGCCAGCGATATGCCTTTAACCGCCTCCTCCACTGAGGCGGCGCTATGGGCCACGCTTTGCTGAATGGCCGTGATGGCCGTATCCACATCGTGGGTGGAAGCCATTGTTTTTTCCGCCAGTTTGCGTACTTCGTCCGCCACCACAGCAAAGCCCCGCCCGGCGTCGCCTGCCCGTGCGGCCTCAATGGCGGCATTGAGGGCGAGCAGATTGGTCTGATCCGCAATATCCGAAATAACATTCATGATGCGGGTGATGGCCTGCGCATGCCCGCCAAGCTGCTCCATATCATCCTTGAGACGCAAGGAGGTGGAGCGCACGGTTTCAATACTCTCCAGAGCGTGGCGAACCACCTTGGCCCCGTCCTCTGCTTTTTGGCGGGTTTCTGCCGAAGAGTCAGAAGCCACGGCGGCATTCTGGGCGACTTCGCCCACTGTAGCGTTCATCTGCTCCATGCCAGTGGCTGCTTCTGTGAGCCTCTGGGCCGTGCTGTCGGCGCTTTCTTCCGCCTGACGGATAGTTTCACCAACCTGACCGGAGGCGGTGGCCACAACATGGGTCACTTCTTCCAGCGCCTCGGCCACCTGCTGCATGGCTTCTGTTTTTGCACGGGCATCGCGCTCTGCCGCCTCAGCCTGTTGCAGGGCGGCATTGCCCCTGGCGGATTCTTCTCGCGCCTTTTCCGACTCGCTGCGGGCGCTCTCTATATGCGCCTTCAAGGCCTGAACCATGAGCACCAGCGAGGCGTACACGCCCTGCTGGCGGCCAGAGTGCTCAAGGTCATAATCCCCTTCTGCCACGCGCCCCGCTATGAGCTGCAACTGCGCCGGATCCTTGCCGAGCTGGCGCTTGATGGCAAGCGTGATCCCCGCGGTAACCGCAATGCTGAACAGTATGCCCACGATGGCAAGCAGGGCCCCGGCCAGGCGCGACTGCCGCGCAATTTCCTGCGCGCCTGCCGCTGCCTCCTGACTGCGCTGCACATCGTGCTGCACAAGCTGGTCAAAATAACGTGCAAGGCGGATAAAATCAGCCCTGCTGCGGGTGAACAGCGCAATGGAGCCATCCGTATCACCCTCGCCAGCCAGCCGGATGATTTCTTCGCGGGTGGCCTCCTCCGCATGCAACTGGGCCGTGATGTTGCCCCACAGTTCATCATCCACTGGTTCGGCCGCCTGTTTACGGGCTTCAACCAATGCCTGATAGGCCTCGGCGTGCTGCGCAAACTGCTTGAGAGCGCGCTTAATGCGGTCGCGATACTCGGCAATGGTGACTTTATCAGTATGCGGAGTAAGCGCCGCCAGATCGGATCGGGCCGAATACAGCAGGGACGTCATGGTCTGCACCGCCACAAGCGATGGCACATACTGCTGGTCCATATGGCTGACGGCATGATCAATACGGTCGGTATTGACGTAATACACGCCGAACAGCGCCAACATGAGAACAATGATGCTGCTGAACGAAAGAACCAGTTTCGTGGTCAGCTTCATGAACACTCCCGTAGTTTGATTGCTGCCCCCGCGGGGGCAAAAATGATCGTTACGCTTCAAGCTGGTAGTTGCTGCCGCTGATGCGTTTGCACTGCTTTTTCAGCGTGGCGGCGGCCCGCGCCAGATCAAAGCTGCTCTGGAAATTGCTGGCCTTCACGCCGACAATGGTCAGGGACATAAGCGGGAAGCGCTCCTCAATATTGCTGCGGCTTTTGCCCTCAATGTAACCGCGCTGAACATCGTCGGCGCTGTAAAAGGCTGGTACGCTGTCGTTAAAGGCAGAGATGATGGTTTCGCACACGCTGCGGGCCGTCAAAGCGTCTGTTACGGCGATAAAGTCATCGCCGCCGATGTGGCCCACAAAGTCATCCTCGCTCGCGCTTTCCTTGATGATGGAAGAAAGGCGCTTGAGTGCCCTGTCGCCATTTTTAAAGCCGTATTTGTCGTTGTAAGCCTTGAAGTTGTCGATATCGAAGTAGAGAACAATGCGCGGCAAACCAAGGCGCACAAGGCGCTCCAGCTCGATATCAATAAGCGCGTTGCCGGGCAGTTCTGAAAGGGGATTGAGCTGGCGAGCGTTGGCGACCTCAAGCTCGATGCTTTTTTCGAGCAGTTCCTTGACTGTCACAACACCCTGATAGCGACCCTCTCGGGTTACGGTGACAAAATCGTAGAGTTTTGCGTCATCGCGGCGCATGGCCTGGCGCGCCACAAGATCAATTGTGCACTGGTGGTCCACACACAGAAAGGAGCGGTCCATGACCGCTTCCACGGCTTTGTCGGCAAAGAGGGAAAAACCGAACCTGCCGCTCAGTTGCTCGTGCAGGCGGTTGCGCGTGAGCGCACCAACGGGAATCTCGCCCATGACAACGCAAAGGCCGTTGAGCTTGCTATTTTTTTCAAACAGATCAACGACGCTGCGTATGGGCATGTGCGGCGGCACTACTGTGCCGGAACGGCAAATGTGCCGCACATGAAACTTGTGAACGCGCGCGCCGAAAAATCTGTTTTTTATTTTATTTTCGCGGTGAATGACCTGAAGAGCCACGGGATCCACGGCCCGCGGCGTGGGATCTGGCCTGCGGAGAAAATAGCCCTGCCCGTAGGGCACATCAAAACTGATGAGGGTTGCTAGCTCTTCTTCGGTCTCTATGCCCTCGGCAATGATCCGCGTATTGGTCAGAGCCGCAAATTCCTGCATGCTCTTGATGAGCGCCTGCCGGGTGAGGTCTTTATCCACCCCGCGTATGAGCTGCATGTCGAGCTTGATAAAATGCGGCTGCACGTCAGATATGAGGTTGAGGCCGGAATAGCCCGCGCCAGCATCGTCAATACTGATCTGGTAATTCTGGCCTTTGTAATGCTCAATAATCTGCTTGAAGCCACGCAGGTTCACAACCGACTCGCGCTCGGTAATTTCAAAAACAATATCCTCGGCGCTGATGGCAAAACGGGTCAGGTATTCCTTGGTGAACCCCATACCGAAGTGCGAATCCTGAATAATGTTTGGATTAACATTGAGGAACAGGCGGATGCCCGTTGGCATCTGACGGGCCGCACGCAAGGCGCTGCGCCTAAAGAGATGCTCAAGCTCCAGCATGCGCCCGTTTTCCAGCGCGCACTGAATGAGTGCCTCGGGATTTTCAAGAGGAGTGC
Above is a window of Desulfovibrio sp. DNA encoding:
- a CDS encoding indolepyruvate oxidoreductase subunit beta — encoded protein: MKTQEMQKRMRIFFTGVGGQGTLTATTLLARTALEAGLDVVAGEVHGMAQRGGVVESVMLLGGWRSPKLDYGEADVLLGFEPLETLRALPYLQPGGAIFSSSDALPPLSVALGKAEYPDMPHIMEKARQVAGQCHFVPCRELGMKAGSVQSGNTVLLSVVCSSGVLPFGVDALEAAIKKFLPPKLQESNLKALELGKAYVNK
- a CDS encoding methyl-accepting chemotaxis protein; translated protein: MKLTTKLVLSFSSIIVLMLALFGVYYVNTDRIDHAVSHMDQQYVPSLVAVQTMTSLLYSARSDLAALTPHTDKVTIAEYRDRIKRALKQFAQHAEAYQALVEARKQAAEPVDDELWGNITAQLHAEEATREEIIRLAGEGDTDGSIALFTRSRADFIRLARYFDQLVQHDVQRSQEAAAGAQEIARQSRLAGALLAIVGILFSIAVTAGITLAIKRQLGKDPAQLQLIAGRVAEGDYDLEHSGRQQGVYASLVLMVQALKAHIESARSESEKAREESARGNAALQQAEAAERDARAKTEAMQQVAEALEEVTHVVATASGQVGETIRQAEESADSTAQRLTEAATGMEQMNATVGEVAQNAAVASDSSAETRQKAEDGAKVVRHALESIETVRSTSLRLKDDMEQLGGHAQAITRIMNVISDIADQTNLLALNAAIEAARAGDAGRGFAVVADEVRKLAEKTMASTHDVDTAITAIQQSVAHSAASVEEAVKGISLATEAAQQSGQALEGIVGTVEETANQVSAIATASEQQAVATDQINRTIGDVTSLSRQTAVAMSAASRAVAGLSAQAQNLEGLIEQMQNC
- a CDS encoding bifunctional diguanylate cyclase/phosphodiesterase, with the translated sequence MPDSSAQDLFVETFCDLPLHPASLSDSHLHSCRASSMVPPPASTSLQVGTVDGEQRCQALLDVLQNQTITSVLQPIVSLRDGAVFGYEALGRGPAGTPLENPEALIQCALENGRMLELEHLFRRSALRAARQMPTGIRLFLNVNPNIIQDSHFGMGFTKEYLTRFAISAEDIVFEITERESVVNLRGFKQIIEHYKGQNYQISIDDAGAGYSGLNLISDVQPHFIKLDMQLIRGVDKDLTRQALIKSMQEFAALTNTRIIAEGIETEEELATLISFDVPYGQGYFLRRPDPTPRAVDPVALQVIHRENKIKNRFFGARVHKFHVRHICRSGTVVPPHMPIRSVVDLFEKNSKLNGLCVVMGEIPVGALTRNRLHEQLSGRFGFSLFADKAVEAVMDRSFLCVDHQCTIDLVARQAMRRDDAKLYDFVTVTREGRYQGVVTVKELLEKSIELEVANARQLNPLSELPGNALIDIELERLVRLGLPRIVLYFDIDNFKAYNDKYGFKNGDRALKRLSSIIKESASEDDFVGHIGGDDFIAVTDALTARSVCETIISAFNDSVPAFYSADDVQRGYIEGKSRSNIEERFPLMSLTIVGVKASNFQSSFDLARAAATLKKQCKRISGSNYQLEA